Part of the Nicotiana sylvestris chromosome 5, ASM39365v2, whole genome shotgun sequence genome is shown below.
ACCTCAGAATCGGAATTTGAAGGTTCATGTAGGTTCGTAAGGTAATTTCGGGCTTAGGTGTATGTTCGAGTTGAGTATCGGGTAATCCGGGAGTGATTCAACATTTATTATAAAAAATTTGCATTTCAGAAGGTTTTGAATTAGCTAAGTTTGACTTGAAGTTGACTTTAATGTTATCGGACTTTGGATGGTATTCCGGAACATTGAATAGATTCATTTAGTTTATTGGAACTTGTGTGTGAAGTTTGATCATGATCCAGAATGTCCACGGGTTATTCAAGAGCGTTCAACGAAGCATGTATGTTTGAAAGTTAAGAGAGTTTAAGAAATTGAGTTTGATCTTTAATTCTTGATTTCGATGTTGTAATTTGTGTTCCGAGCTTTTAACAAATTTACATAGGGTATATAAACTTATTAGATTGATTGGATAGGGTTTCTCGaacctcgagtgagttttggggtGGTTTTCGATCACTTTTAGGCCTTTTTGAGCTGCTGATAACTAATCACAGGGGTGTGACTCGCGATCGCAGAGGCCTGGGCCGCGATCGCGAATAGCAAAGTGCATTTCAGTTTTTGTGAACCGCGATCATGGAAGATACGGTCGCGATCGTGTAGAAGAAGTTTCTATTACGAGTTGTCTGACTTTGGGAGCTTATATCTTGCAATCtttaaggaatttggagatgatttagaaatgaaagTTGTATTCTTTTGAATCTATCTTTCAGAAAATTAAAccatttatcatttggaattttgTAATACCCATTATACCGAAGGGTGTCTTTGCAGAGGAAAACATAATTTGTACATCGCGATTGTGGGGTTCTTAGCCGCGATCGCTATGAATAAAATGATGCTGGAACATTTATTAATTGCGGTCACGAAGAAGGAGGACTGGCAGttatattaaatatttaatttccAGATTTAGAGATTATTTCTTCACTTTTTAGTTCTTGAAGCACAAGTAGGCGATTTGGGGTGATTCTTGAAGACTATTTTCGCCATCTATTATAAGGTAATTTATTCCTATttgttgtgagttaaatacatggattacaTATGGATTTAAAAATGGAAATTGGTGGAATTATGGGATTTTGGAAGAAAATCTAGAAGTggtattttttgagttttgaccacgaaattggacatgaaatttgaaataaattatatatttgagttcatagtGCTATGGGTAATATTTATCTTCGAGAATATTCAAAATCCAGGCACGGAGGGCCGGGGGTTAACTTTGTTGACTTTTCATGTTGAGTTGGAAATTATTTCTAATTGTTAATTACGAGTCTttgagtatattttgattggtttgTACGCTcttttgactagtttcggatcgTTTGGCTTCGGTTTGAGGTGTTTGAGAGGCAATGAagtcttcggagcgaggtaagccTCCTATCCAACCCTGTAATAGAAAATTTACTCCATATGTACTATAATTGTTATGTGCTACGTGTTATGGGAGCTACACAcgtatgaggtgacgagtatccaTGCGTATGCTAGATTCTTGATCATGTCTGGATAGACTTAGACTCACACCATGTTTTAACTGTATTACTTGAGTTATCCTTGCCTGTTTAAATGACTTAAGTTACATTTTAGCCTGATACTAGACTTGCATAGAGTATCAAACCTTACTATTTTAGATACTTGATGAGCTAAATTATTAGTCATGaaaattttactttcttttacaGATTTCTCCCGCATTGTGCGTAATTGTCCGAAAGATTCTTGAATTTCATAACTCACATGTATATTCGTGAGTAGGATCACTGACCCATCAAGCTTCACTACTCTTATGGGATAGAGTCATTCGCCTCAGCAGTAGCATATAGCATAATCTTATAGGACCAGGTCATTCGCCTCGGTAGTATCATGAGATGCGTCTATGGATCGGGTCGTACTACCTCGGTAGTGTACACTATTCTTATGGGGATCAGGGCGTACGCCACGGTAAGATATTGTACCATCAATCTTATTGGATTGGGTCGTTCTCCTCGGTAGAATCGTGCGTAATATTTGATAAGGAGTCAGCGTATCTATGAATCTGTCCGACTTGAGACGTGATATTTCATTGGTTATTGAACTTACATATATTCCATTCGAGGTAGTATTCGATATTCGAGGGTTTATGTATTTACTCTTCTATTAAGGATCATGTCATGTACATATATCTGTTTTCACTGTTTTTACTTGTCATGCTTCATACCTGTATACCTTTATTGTACTTTGATTATTGggccactagtaagtgtcgatgtcgatctCTCGTTACtatttcttcgaggttagacttgatgcttactgggtacgcgttgatttacgtactcattcTACACTCATGTATTTATTGTGCAGGTATTGAGACAGGTACCTTTGGTGGTCATACTAGCACGTAGGCGCAGTTGTTGAGGAAACTTTGGGGTGAGCTGCTCTCTATGTTACGATCCGCAACACACAGAGTTCTCTTCCAATTCATTTATTGTATTCTATCTATTTTATATTCCAGACAATTATTATTATAGTATTGTATATTctggtagatgctcatgcacttgtgatttCGAGTTTTGGGGATTTAGATTTTATTCTTGGTTGCATTTTTGTATGATATTAGGATTTATGTTTCAGCTACGTTTGATCATGTAAGATAATATCAGTATTTTTCTATGAAAATGAAATGATTCCGCTTATTTATTTCATTATTCGTTTCAAGATGCGAAATGAACTATCTATCTCGAGTTGATTTAATTGTTGGCTTGCTAACAATAATATTGGGTGTCATCATGGCCTATGGTAGAAAATGAGTCTAAAAACTGAAAGTAAAATATTTTTGCTGCAATAGTTTTGCATGCTATAACATATGACTAAAGTGCATCCATTTTTATTTACGCTTCAGATACACATTAAGTGCATGCAAAAATGACTGCACTTAAGACATACATGACTGAAGTGCATATAAAAAATTGCATGAACTTCAGTCATCTGTATTTGAAGTACCAATGTTCAGCTGAATTTTTTTTGCccgaaaataaaaatttattatttaaattttaacaattcaacaTACGATTCAACGCCCAAATATATTCCAAATCATAAGTTAAAATATCATAAAAAATAAACCTCAATTATCAAATTTCCTAAATAACAATAAATCTAACAAATTTATTTTTTCAACAATTATAATTTGCTAATGTTTTCAAGCTTTTAAATAATATCCATTTGATTTAAAACTTACTTTTCATATTAGAAATGCAAGACCCATCTCTTTAAAGCATGATATGTCGATTGCTATAAATTACGAAATACTATTGTACAACAactaagaagaagaaagaaagaaagaaaacacagaGAAGAAGCAATTATCTAAAGTTACCTAATATTGAGTACCagttaattttaaaacaaaaatgataCAAATTAACTGGGACCAAaagtaaaaaacaaaaaaagtgcATTTTTTGGGAAATACTACTGTATAAGCACTCTTAAAATAATTGTCTACATATATAGacacacactctctctctcttaaTTCATATATTTTTACAGCTGTTAAATGTAAATAGTTTCGACTGCGAGCTAAAAAGGGGAGAAATTAAAAagtagccagatttacaagtggtcattcaaaaatagtcactgTTTCAAAAgtcatcgaaatttagccacttttcatgtaaagataaatctgaatgaaaatactgttcaaaattcggaaaatactccagtatatttatactggagttccaacaaagtatactcgaactccagtatattatactggagtttggagttccagtatactttgctggaactccagtataattcaacataatatgttggaagttcatacacaggtgcaccgaactccagtatattatactggaacggTCTTTGTTGCAGTAAAATAAtagttatttttcaatgacttgacaAACACTGattatttttgaacgaccagtccgaaaattggctagTTCATGCTATTTTAACGCTAAAAAAGTGATCTTTGCCCGAATCTTTTACCAAACCAAGTCCCGCTAGCCCAGACCGACTCTGTCCGTCCACAGGCCCAAAAATCAGTCCAAAGAACCCTGAAACCCAAGCCAACCCGCAGCCCCCCAGCTCCAAACCCTAAaaagaatctagggtttttcaatTCTTTCCCTACCCTCTCAAGATTCTTATAAAGTGTACATTGTTGACTTGAACTCTGATCATCCATGCACAAATCTTAAGCTGGTTCTTTTGATTTTCTTGGAAAGAATTGAACTTTTTTTAAGGTACTCATTTCGCTATTATTGAAAGTGAAAACAAAGATCAGGCTCAGGTTTGCTGATTTTGCATTGCTATTATTGTGTTTGCTTAATCTGTTTAAGCAAAAAAACTATTATCTGGTTTCTTGATTGACCGTACATTGTTTTATAAATATACATTTTTTTGGTTGCCATTGATATATTAGTAATTCGTGTCTTCAGCCCTGACTCATTGATTTTCTCTGGACTGTTGTTTAACAATCTTTGTGTTAATTATTTATGGTGTTCTGGTATTTCATAAGTATATCTAATAAAAATTgaatctttattttcttttagagaGGAGAAGAGTAGAATTGGATTCAGTTTAAAGAATTGATATTAGAAAAAGGGAAGATGAGTTATTCTGATCCACCACCTCCTCCCCCGCCCTTTATGCCAATGCCATTTGCTGGCGGTGATATTGGAGAAGCTTGGCCACAATCTCCAATGAACCATGAATTTCCCGAGTCCTATTCTCAGTTTGATCATGTACCTCCTTTCAAGAGACTGAGGAATTCCGATAACAATTCACCGAATTCTGCAAATTATACTCCTATGAATTCCAGAGTGAACCAGCTGAATCTTATTGGAAACAAAGGAACGAGccatatatttttcaaaacacgCATGTGCGCCAAGTTCTTGGAAGGAACTTGCAGGAATGGGGAACATTGTACATTTGCTCATGGTGTTGAAGATTTGCGTGAGCCCCCTCCGAATTGGCAGGAACTAGTCCGTGAAAAAGATAGAGGGGTAGTAGGGAACTGGAATGATGATCAGAAAATAATACATAGGATGAAAATTTGCAAGAAGTTTTATAACGGAGAGGAGTGTCCTTATGGTGATAAGTGTAATTTTCTTCATGAACGTCCTCCGAAATTTAAGACTGACATTCCAAGGCAAAGGGAAAGCTCTGCAATAAGCATCGGAACAACGGCTAACAGAAGTGATCTTGAGCAGAATGAGATTAGTAAGCATGGAATTGCAGATTCAGATGCTGTTCGAATTAAGCCTGTATATTGGAAGACAAAGATGTGTAGTAAGTGGGAGACAACTGGTCAATGCCCCTTCCGAGATCGTTGCCACTTTGCTCATGGTCAATCAGGTAAAACTAATTTGACAGTCATCTTTTTGTTAGTTGTTAGTTTGACTTTATGTTTAATCGTTTGTAAATCAATTGTCTATTTTACTTGCTTTAATTTTTGCAAAATTCCTTCATCCCTTTATTGTAAAAAGTAAAGGCCGCATAATGTAATAGAATATAGTTTAAAGACAGAATAATTACGAGCGATGGAGCTCCTAGAAACAATGCTTGCTGATCCTAAGCAAGTTATTTAGCGTAGTAGAGCTGCAGTGGTTCAAGTTGAGAATCTAGTATAAAATTAaatacttttttatttttattttttccgtaTTTTTTCTCAGGGAAAAGTTTCCAAGTTCTTCATTGCGGAAAAGGACAAATAAAGCAGtttgtattcatatgatttgccTTTTGTATAACACCTGCATTGCAGAGAAGAACAGACTCTATCAAAAATCGTTTCGTAACCTAATAATTAATAGTATTCCACACGTGTCTTCTTTCCACTTAAATATGAAAAACTTGACATTAACTCACATTTAGATTACATCCATATATAAAACGAGGAATTTGTCGTGTTGCCATGTCCGTTGAGTGATGTTTTGCATATTCACTGCCATTGATTGTTCTCAGATTATGACTACTCTATTTCCTGTGACGATACATTCGATATGCAATTTCTCTACTAGGTCATATCTCACTTTTGAAACAAGTAACAATATATTCAGCTTTCAAGGTCTAGTCTGCCTCCTGGTTTTTATAGGTCTAACAATGAACTAACTTGGTCATTACCACTTTTTACTAAACATGGAGATACTGAATTTGTGAATGGTGGGTTTTATGTGATACGCTTTTATAAATCTAAAATTGACTTTCTATCGCTAAAATGGTGTGTGAACTTCTTTGTTCTCCGTCAACCTTTCCAGGAAAagccttccattttcctttgttATCGCTTACTTGAAGTTTAGAAGTTGCTTTCGGAAGGGCTTTTCTCCATCGGTTGTCTGATGTTGGCTATTTCTTTGACAGAGTTACAGGCACCTAGTGGTCCGGACTTGTTGACGAATCCTGTCCCCATTATGCCAAGGCCCTTCTCTGTTCCACTTGTTGAGTTATCCTCTGCAAATGCAGCGGTGAATGCTTCGatacaagaagaaaaagaggataAGAAAATCTTAAAATGGAAATTGACCAAGAAGATCTATCGGATATATGCAGATTGGATTGACGATCTAGTCCCGCCCCACCTCTTAGCTAGTAAAGCCGAGAGCTGATTTTCCTGGTTAAGGTTTATTATCTCCTTTCAACGAGGATAAAAGAATACGAGGGAGATGGAAATTTTGTTAGCGTGTTCTATAGTTttcaatttttcatattttgtgtCAAAAGTTGGCTAGAAATTTTGGAATTGCATATTTGTTTGTTATAGAAGAATCCAAGTAAGGTAATATCTTGGGGAATTCCCTAGTGAAAGAGAGTGGAAGCATAttaattttatagttttttttttcctgAGCATTTTGGTTTAGTTCAAGTCTTCTGAGAAGCGCCAGCATATGAAAATGCTCATTTTTGTTTGCCTTCATTGTATTTCCAAGCCCAATTTCTCTTTTTGATATCTCCAGATGTTTATGGGACGCTTGCTCAACTAAATATTATGAGAAAACAAAATTTTGGGGGGACTACACATAGCCCTATTAAGGGATTAGTCCGTACTTATTTTGTCTTGAAAATTTGAACTAAAAATCTTAATTTCAAGATAATTCTGGACATTTGTGTCCCGAAAATTTGAATGGAAAAACTTAAGTTTAGGACACATAGCTAATTCCTAAATAGCAACCCTTTAgagcgggtacctagtgtgattTCTACAAAAACTTTGGTTCCTTGATAACTTCTAGTTCTAGTTTGATCAGGAAAGTAGAAAAAATGAATCTGCTAATGAAGGTTACAGATTCGGTCAAGAGGAAGAAATTAATAATATGGTAACCGCTCATTGTTATTTTGGCCGGTTGATCTTCCATTATAATGCCAGTTTCAACAACTGACGTGAATTCATATTGCAACTTTtggatgaaaggaaaaagatgtaATTTTACATGGCATATTAACAGTGTGAATTTGCTACAAATTTAACACTTTATTCACATAAGGAGACCAAAATCCAAAAGTTATGGTGTCAAAATTCAATCACAACCAGACGTTTTAGCAAGTGTAATGTTGAAAGAATTGTGTTATAACAATAACATAAAAGATTAATTTACCAAAAGAGACTTATAGATgtccaaacaagaaaaagaagagcTTTTAAGTTAAGCATTTAGAATTCAAAAGTAGAAGGAACAAGAAAGAATAAGACGCTTTATGGACTCAACCAATGCCCAATGGAGTAGGAGTTTCGAAAATAAGGTGAAAGAATTTTTTATAAAaatctttttcaagttttgaatatGGAATGGAACAGAAAAAGTATTTTAATTTCCTGCACAGTACttcaggttttttttttttttggctggtTTGCTATCtccattttttccaatttttaataGCTATAGTATATAATTGGGTGAGAAGAGAAAAGTGGAAGGAGACTGCTTTTGAAGCTAGACAAGTTGTGTACGATAATTCTCAGCCGTGGCCTGGTACTGTTCTTAGAAACAGATTTGTGGTACCTGTATTCTGTTCTCTTCCATTCCTTTGgtactttttattttatataatctTGTACCACCTCGCTTTTTTATGATGCAATGAACTATGGAATTAGTGTTTTCAAAGAATGGAAAACGCAACTAAAGCGAGGATGGGAGCAAACCCTGTTGtttgtaaaagaaagaaaagagaagacaaAACAAAAGTGGAGAAGtcaaagaaagaaataaatgaaaagaaaaaaaaaaaggatgcgtgaaaaaacaaagaaagaaaggaagCCAGAATGAAACGACTGCAAAATGTGAATGAATTAAATTGGTTTACAATCGCGGTGCGGGCCGGCCGCATGTTCACATTTTGCTGAAGATTTCAGTTGATTCATTTGCCTATAAATAGACATTCTCCTCTTCAGTTGTATTCTTCCCTCAACTTCTTTCTCTCTCAATATCAATAAGAGCTACTCTTTGTGTGGCTATGGAGAGGCAAAAATTGtcgaaccacgtaaatcttgcCTTGTCTagtcttgtgcaatttattgcttttctcttttaattATCTTTCCCTTCTATTAACCTGACTCgcttcccaacaactggtatcagagcacagacaATATAATTCTGGTAGAAAAGTATGGTATTGGTGCAAGTACTATTCACAAGAATAGTGCGACATTATTGATCATCGATACCAACACTATTCACAATAGTGAAGTACTATTCATTAACAGTGATAGTATAGTTCACCAATAGTGATTGTTGTCTACCTTATACATTTGAGACATTTTTCTTTCACAGAGAGTATTTGCGGTTGTTATTCACAAGCACTATTtacataaattatttttttgtgaaaAATGGCATCGGAAGAAGGGAATGTTAAGATTGATAAGTTCAATGGCAAAGATTTTGGATTCTGAAAAATACAAATAGAGGATTATTTGTACTAGAAAAAATTACACTTATCTCTGACTGAGGGCAAAACCAGAGAATATAGCCAAAGCTGATTGGGATCTATTACATCGACAAGCTCTTGGTGTGATTCGTTTGACGCTAACACGAAATGTAACATTTAATATCATAATGAGAAGACCACTGCCAGCTTGATGAAAGGCGTTATCAAATATGTACAAGAAGCCATCTACTTCATATAAAGTCTATTTGATGCGTCGATTGTTCAACATAAAGATGACAGAAGGTGGATATGTTACGAAAAATATCAATGAGTTTAATGTAATACTCCatctgttccaatttatgtgaacctgtttgactgagcacgaaatttaagaaaaaatgaagacttttggaatttgtgatcataaacaagttaaaaagggccccatagtatttgtgtggttaataaagcttctcattaagggtagaattggaagtttaagctaaattattttcaaatttagaaaggggtcattctttttggaacggaccaaaaaggaaataggttcacataaactggagtGGATGGAGTATTAGCAGTTGAGTTCTGTTAATATAATATTTGATGACGAAGCTAGGGCGTTGATTCTACTATCATCTCTACCGGAGAGTTGGTCTGCAACAGTAACTGCAGTTAGCAGTTCATCGGGAAGTATCAAACTCAAATTGGATGATATTAGAGACTTGGTTCTAAGTTAAGATATTCGCCGAGAAAATCAAGTAATTCCCTAGGATCTGCTTTTAATACCGAAAGCAGGGGGAGAAGCAGTCAAAGAAGACAAAGTCATGGTCGTGGTAGATCAAAGTCAAAGAGAAGAGGGCAATCCGAAAATTGCAAAGACATTACGTGTTGGAATTGCAATAAAAAGAGTCACTACAGTAGTCAGTGTAGagatctaaagaagaagaaggatgaaaaTTCAGCAAATTTAATTATTGAACAAGTCGGTGATGCACTAATTTGTTGTGCAGACGGTCTAGTTGAATCTTGAATTCTGGACTTAAGTGCATCCTTTCACTGTACCTCATGCAaagaattattgcataatcatgtaGCTGGAAAATTCGGGAAGGTTTATCTAGCAGACGGGGAACCTTTGGATATTTGTCGGAAAAGGTGAAGTTCATATAAATACTTCACAAGGGACACTACGAAAATTGCAAAATGCCTGACATGTTCCCGGCCTCAAGAAAAATCTGATACCCATGGGTCAGATTGATAGTGAAGGATACACAACAGTATTCGGTAATGGATCGTGGAAgataatcaaagaaaatttgattGTGGCACTAGGCTTCAAGAAGGGAACACTGTATGCAACCGAAATATAGAGAGATATTATAGCACTAGTTGACCATGGTCGTGACACAATATTGTAACACTGGCGGCTCGGGCATATGAGTAAAAAAGTGTCGGCATCCAAAGAAAAGTTCTCAAACCTCAAGCATGTTGAATTAGATTTGTGCGAAGATTGCATTTACGggaaacaaaagagagttagttTCTCAAAGGGGGAAAGGACGCCAAAGAAAGAGAAACTGAAACTAGTGCATACAGCTATGTGTGAGGACCAACTCTTGTAACTTCTCTGGAAGGCTTACGCTATTATGTCACCTTCA
Proteins encoded:
- the LOC104219668 gene encoding zinc finger CCCH domain-containing protein 39; this encodes MSYSDPPPPPPPFMPMPFAGGDIGEAWPQSPMNHEFPESYSQFDHVPPFKRLRNSDNNSPNSANYTPMNSRVNQLNLIGNKGTSHIFFKTRMCAKFLEGTCRNGEHCTFAHGVEDLREPPPNWQELVREKDRGVVGNWNDDQKIIHRMKICKKFYNGEECPYGDKCNFLHERPPKFKTDIPRQRESSAISIGTTANRSDLEQNEISKHGIADSDAVRIKPVYWKTKMCSKWETTGQCPFRDRCHFAHGQSELQAPSGPDLLTNPVPIMPRPFSVPLVELSSANAAVNASIQEEKEDKKILKWKLTKKIYRIYADWIDDLVPPHLLASKAES